The following are encoded in a window of Heteronotia binoei isolate CCM8104 ecotype False Entrance Well chromosome 9, APGP_CSIRO_Hbin_v1, whole genome shotgun sequence genomic DNA:
- the HMGB2 gene encoding high mobility group protein B2: protein MGEGEGLCAWKESVAAAMGKGDPNKPRGKMSSYAYFVQTCREEHKKKHPDSSVNFAEFSKKCSERWRTMSAKEKSKFEDMAKGDKARYEREMKNYIPPKGEKKKKKDPNAPKRPPSAFFLFCSEHRPKIKSDHPGLSIGDTAKKLGEMWSEQSAKDKQPFEQKAAKLKEKYEKDVAAYRSKGKGDAGKKGPGRPAGSKKKAEPEEEEEEEEEEEEEEEEEEEEEEDEE, encoded by the exons ATGGGAGAAGGTGAAGGACTTTGTGCTTGGAAAG AGAGTGTTGCCGCCGCCATGGGTAAAGGCGACCCCAACAAGCCTCGGGGCAAAATGTCCTCGTACGCTTATTTCGTGCAAACGTGCCGCGAGGAGCACAAGAAGAAGCACCCGGATTCCTCGGTTAACTTTGCTGAGTTCTCCAAGAAATGCTCCGAGAGATGGCGG ACAATGTCTGCAAAAGAAAAGTCAAAGTTTGAAGATATGGCAAAGGGAGACAAAGCTCGTTATGAAAGGGAGATGAAGAACTATATTCCTCCtaaaggagagaagaagaagaaaaaggatccCAATGCTCCAAAGCGACCACC GTCTGCATTCTTCCTGTTTTGCTCTGAACATCGTCCAAAGATCAAAAGTGACCATCCTGGTTTATCTATTGGAGATACAGCAAAAAAACTAGGTGAAATGTGGTCTGAGCAATCAGCAAAAGACAAACAACCCTTTGAGCAAAAGGCAGCAAAACTAAAGGAGAAATATGAAAAA GATGTTGCTGCATACCGTTCCAAGGGCAAAGGTGATGCAGGGAAGAAAGGTCCAGGTAGGCCAGCAGGTTCAAAGAAGAAGGCAGAAcctgaagaggaagaggaggaggaagaagaagaggaggaggaggaagaagaggaggaggaggaggaagaagatgaagagtaa